In a single window of the Rhopalosiphum padi isolate XX-2018 chromosome 1, ASM2088224v1, whole genome shotgun sequence genome:
- the LOC132917671 gene encoding sideroflexin-1: protein MTERVNLDVPRWDQTQYWGRVKYFFTTTNPLNIFKSNLELEKCKEIVNNYKKGASIPDGLTLEDVYKAKDVVDSAYHPETGDKMIIFGRMSAQVPMNMLITGCMVTFYKTTPAVIFWQWFNQSFNALVNYTNRSGTSPMPIDQVAKSYVLATSGALVTALGLNKLVKRLPTVAGRFVPFAAVAAANCINIPLMRKKELDNGIEVYDENKNLLGESKSAARQGITAVVLSRILMSAPGMVISPVIMEAIEQRGLIKNMKWAPAPLQIVLCGVFLTFATPMCCALYPQVSPISIDKLEPELQKSAEKFNSKIGYYNKGL from the exons ATGACTGAAAGAGTGAATTTGGACGTACCCCGTTGGGATCAGACTCAATATTGGGGCCgagttaagtatttttttaccaCTACCAATccgttaaatattttcaagtcaAATCTTGAATTAGAGAAATGTAAAGAAATCGTCAacaattataa aaaaggCGCTAGTATTCCTGATGGCTTAACATTAGAAGATGTTTACAAAGCTAAAGATGTAGTTGATTCGGCATACCATCCTGAGACAGgagataaaatgataatttttgggAGAATGTCAGCTCAAGTGCCTATGAATATGCTTATAACTGGTTGTATGGTCACATTTTACAA aACCACACCAGCAGTTATTTTTTGGCAATGGTTCAATCAATCATTTAATGCTTTAGTCAACTACACTAATCGGAGTGGTACCTCACCTATGCCTATTGA tcAAGTGGCTAAGTCTTATGTATTGGCTACAAGTGGCGCTTTAGTTACAGCACTTGGTTTAAACAAATTGGTTAAA AGATTACCAACTGTTGCTGGCCGTTTTGTACCATTTGCAGCTGTTGCTGCAGCCAATTGTATTAACATACCTCTAATGAGAAAGAA AGAACTGGATAATGGAATTGAAGTGtacgatgaaaataaaaatcttctAGGTGAATCTAAGTCAGCGGCTAGGCAAGGTATTACTGCTGTGGTATTAAGTCGCATTTTAATGTCCGCTCCAGGAATGG taatatcaCCAGTAATAATGGAAGCAATAGAACAGAGAggcctaataaaaaatatgaaatgggcTCCAGCACCCTTACAAATTGTACTGTGTGGAGTTTTTTTGACTTTTGCAACTCCAATGTGCTGTGCATTATATCCACAAGTATCACCAATATCAATTGACAAACTTGAACCTGAATTACAG AAATCAGCAGAAAAGTTCAACTCAAAAATTGGATATTACAATAAAGGtctctag
- the LOC132917678 gene encoding biogenesis of lysosome-related organelles complex 1 subunit 5-like, which produces MTDIFKDLSDIWDRLFSHRPFLQGEIKYFLSEFDKKSYRVDEENLNKIGELISDLKDKKIERFLQSSGENLFLLNSTINEALNLSQEILDQENNIISEEDLKTKKELHEKRQRELETFKSDLKTRYESIDKDIEDKVEAIKIHFEEDINKLIADNQ; this is translated from the exons ATGACTGACATTTTTAAAG atttgAGTGATATTTGGGATAGGCTGTTTAGCCACCGCCCGTTCTTACAAGgagaaataaagtattttttatcagaatttGAT AAAAAATCATATAGAGTTGATGAAGAAAATCTAAACAAAATCGGTGAACTCATTAGtgatttaaaagataaaaaaattgaaagattTTTGCAATCAAGtggtgaaaatttatttttattaaattctaccATTAATGAAGCTTTGAATTTGAGTCAAGAAATTCTGgatcaagaaaataatataatttca gaagAAGACTTGAAAACTAAAAAGGAATTGCATGAAAAACGTCAAAGGGAATTGGAAACATTTAAGTCTGATTTGAAAACTAGATATGAAAGTATAGACAAAGATATTGAAGATAAGGTAGAagcaattaaaatacattttgaagaagatataaataaactaattgctgataatcagtaa